The Sphingobium aromaticiconvertens genome has a segment encoding these proteins:
- a CDS encoding PaaI family thioesterase: MHDGAMIGPPSGMEWTHLLTAGEFIDASGPIYMTRDGLDADEPIRFGMRIGRHHCNGLDVCHGGMLATFLDTAMANGLLETGGIARNLPTINMALDYLAPAQLGDWVESRVAVLRRTRKLGFVQAILRTDRGIVIRGNAVFRIRPLVVEGPSSIVMEPPSARSPAPP, encoded by the coding sequence ATGCATGACGGTGCCATGATCGGTCCTCCTTCCGGAATGGAGTGGACCCACCTGCTGACCGCCGGGGAGTTTATCGACGCGTCAGGGCCGATCTACATGACCCGCGATGGTCTGGACGCTGACGAGCCGATCCGCTTTGGAATGCGGATCGGGCGCCATCATTGCAATGGCCTGGATGTGTGCCATGGCGGCATGTTGGCGACCTTCCTCGACACGGCGATGGCCAATGGCCTGCTGGAGACGGGAGGCATCGCCAGAAACCTGCCGACGATCAACATGGCGCTGGACTATCTTGCCCCCGCTCAATTGGGCGACTGGGTGGAAAGTCGCGTCGCCGTCCTGCGCCGCACCCGCAAATTGGGGTTCGTGCAGGCGATATTGCGCACCGATAGGGGGATCGTCATCCGGGGGAATGCGGTATTCCGTATCCGCCCGCTGGTGGTGGAGGGACCATCGAGCATCGTCATGGAGCCTCCTTCCGCCCGTTCGCCAGCGCCGCCTTGA
- a CDS encoding PaaI family thioesterase gives MAGQDAGDGRDGSPPEEHGWEPMDRPGPFTHYVGPFFMRNEGLGEGEPTRLGFRVQQHHCNPRLVCHGGMLATFVDLCLARGLIAAEGIVGSAPTITMTMDFLAGAAMGDWIESRISVVKITRQLGFVETILHGSQGPVLRGSGTYKRPRPPA, from the coding sequence ATGGCGGGACAAGACGCGGGCGACGGTCGAGACGGGTCGCCGCCAGAAGAGCATGGATGGGAGCCGATGGACCGTCCCGGGCCGTTTACGCACTATGTCGGCCCCTTTTTCATGCGGAACGAGGGACTGGGAGAAGGCGAGCCGACGCGACTGGGTTTTCGCGTGCAGCAGCATCACTGCAATCCGCGCCTTGTGTGTCATGGCGGTATGCTCGCCACCTTCGTCGACCTGTGCCTTGCCCGGGGGTTGATAGCGGCGGAGGGGATTGTCGGATCGGCCCCGACCATCACCATGACCATGGACTTCCTGGCAGGCGCGGCCATGGGCGACTGGATCGAAAGCCGGATATCGGTGGTGAAGATCACGCGCCAACTGGGCTTTGTCGAAACCATCCTGCACGGATCGCAGGGACCGGTGCTGCGCGGTAGCGGCACCTATAAACGGCCCCGGCCGCCGGCCTGA
- a CDS encoding MFS transporter has product MTGPSPARGSRRLPSARFVVTMLFLVSVLNYVDRQVPFILLESIKADLGLSDKQMGFLNGFTFSFIYSTVAIPIAILADRWSAKWVLSGGMILWCGLTTIAGFAQNFGQLVSSRMGVAVGEAASLPSSHALISALVPPERRGTAISMVSLGVPVGAMVGLALGGWLNDVANWRIALILIGLPGVLFVLLFAWAIPDLRAPRQAPGKAYLLAGLKALASSRTMRHLIAGLSIQAIGQIAIFTFTAAFIIRSHGLTASEVGITLGLTNGVSGIAALLLSGWATDRAARRDPQAMLLLPACTFLAMAPLLVAAYLAQDIAIAVPLLALVNFCAVFYLPPAFATAQRLAPPEARAQASALLVVGVSMVGGSIGPFLVGALSDALEPNYGVEALRYSLCFTALPTLWGAVHLFLASRTLSSDLVDHQS; this is encoded by the coding sequence ATGACCGGTCCCTCTCCAGCACGCGGATCGCGCCGCCTTCCCTCCGCGCGGTTCGTCGTGACGATGCTGTTTCTTGTCAGCGTGCTCAACTATGTCGACCGGCAAGTGCCGTTCATCCTGCTTGAATCCATCAAAGCCGACCTCGGCCTGTCGGACAAGCAGATGGGCTTTCTCAACGGCTTCACCTTTTCTTTCATCTATTCCACGGTGGCCATCCCGATCGCGATACTGGCCGATCGCTGGTCGGCCAAATGGGTGCTCAGCGGTGGGATGATCCTGTGGTGCGGCCTGACGACCATCGCCGGTTTCGCCCAGAATTTCGGGCAACTGGTATCCAGCCGCATGGGCGTTGCAGTGGGTGAGGCCGCCAGCCTGCCCTCCAGCCACGCACTGATCTCCGCACTGGTGCCGCCCGAACGGCGCGGCACCGCCATCAGCATGGTGTCGCTCGGCGTGCCGGTGGGGGCCATGGTCGGGCTGGCGCTCGGCGGCTGGCTGAACGATGTCGCCAACTGGCGCATCGCGCTGATCCTCATCGGCTTGCCCGGCGTCCTGTTCGTCCTCCTCTTCGCCTGGGCCATTCCCGACCTTCGCGCGCCCCGGCAAGCGCCCGGAAAGGCCTACTTGCTGGCCGGGCTGAAGGCGCTGGCATCCAGCCGGACGATGCGGCACCTGATCGCCGGCCTCTCCATCCAGGCGATCGGCCAGATCGCGATCTTCACCTTTACCGCTGCCTTCATCATCCGATCACATGGGTTAACCGCCAGCGAAGTCGGCATCACCCTAGGGCTGACCAACGGGGTATCGGGCATTGCCGCTCTGCTGTTGTCCGGATGGGCGACCGACCGGGCGGCCCGGCGCGATCCGCAAGCGATGCTGCTGCTGCCTGCCTGCACATTCCTCGCCATGGCGCCTTTGCTGGTCGCGGCCTATCTGGCGCAGGATATAGCGATTGCCGTGCCGCTGCTTGCTTTGGTGAATTTCTGCGCCGTCTTCTACCTGCCGCCTGCCTTCGCCACGGCGCAACGACTTGCCCCACCCGAAGCGCGGGCGCAGGCTTCGGCTTTGCTGGTCGTCGGCGTCAGCATGGTCGGCGGCTCGATCGGTCCCTTCCTGGTCGGTGCGCTCAGTGACGCGCTGGAGCCAAATTATGGCGTCGAGGCGTTGCGCTATAGCTTGTGCTTCACCGCGCTTCCCACTTTGTGGGGCGCAGTCCATCTTTTCCTGGCAAGCCGGACGTTGAGCAGCGATTTGGTCGACCACCAATCTTGA
- a CDS encoding TetR family transcriptional regulator, with protein MARPKEALISCESVIAAAMAIMDSDGFESLSLRRLGTDLKVNSASLYHHFKNKEDILLAVARTALRDMQLPPLTDDWQKWISENAVIYRRLLIARPFLIPLMLNGVRPRTLATAITEAKLTEAGVPSHMQAEMIFALDTAVIGSALVSIATQKELKNTARKPHFDHEKVLRGTITALLASLMDEFAPAVWRRRKKAKAPEDRPVTSRTK; from the coding sequence GTGGCCAGACCCAAAGAAGCCCTGATATCATGCGAATCGGTGATTGCTGCCGCTATGGCGATCATGGACAGCGACGGCTTCGAAAGCCTCAGCCTGCGCCGCCTGGGCACCGACCTGAAGGTGAATTCGGCCTCGCTTTACCATCATTTCAAGAATAAGGAGGACATCTTGCTGGCGGTCGCCCGCACGGCGTTGCGCGACATGCAATTGCCGCCACTGACCGACGACTGGCAGAAATGGATCAGCGAAAATGCGGTGATCTATCGCCGGTTATTGATTGCCCGCCCCTTCCTCATCCCGCTGATGCTGAACGGCGTACGACCACGCACGCTGGCGACCGCGATTACCGAGGCGAAGCTGACGGAGGCCGGCGTACCTTCCCATATGCAGGCGGAAATGATCTTTGCCCTGGACACCGCGGTGATCGGCTCCGCATTGGTCAGCATCGCCACCCAGAAAGAGCTGAAAAATACCGCGCGCAAGCCTCACTTCGATCATGAAAAAGTGCTGCGCGGCACGATCACCGCCCTGCTGGCCAGCCTGATGGACGAATTCGCGCCCGCCGTCTGGCGTCGCCGCAAGAAAGCGAAGGCACCGGAAGACCGGCCCGTCACCAGCCGCACCAAATAA
- a CDS encoding SDR family oxidoreductase, which translates to MMSIEQQEVPQTNAIVLGASVKDGTGWATATRLAGMGAHVTVGARRIAGVSELARHIGGHAIACDVTVEAQVEAMVAAAVETAGADLDIAVLAAGEGVSGTIDAIPAEEFERCLALNYVGAVYFVRHAARRMKPGGSIVLMSSIAATNPWPGYFAYGCAKAALQMLVQYAALEYAPRGIRVNAVCPGPVAALPGAQPMPAAISQLIDGAMPLRKRVTPDEVAQAVAWLATGASSTTGDMIHLDGGLHLGRPPYPEEIKAALANGRKEAP; encoded by the coding sequence ATGATGAGCATCGAGCAACAGGAAGTGCCCCAGACCAATGCGATTGTTCTTGGCGCGTCGGTCAAGGACGGCACGGGATGGGCGACCGCCACGCGATTGGCGGGCATGGGCGCGCATGTCACCGTCGGCGCGCGCCGGATCGCGGGCGTGTCGGAACTGGCCCGGCATATTGGCGGCCACGCCATTGCCTGCGATGTGACGGTGGAGGCGCAAGTCGAGGCCATGGTCGCTGCAGCCGTCGAGACGGCGGGCGCGGATCTGGACATTGCCGTGCTGGCCGCCGGCGAAGGGGTCAGCGGCACGATCGACGCCATCCCGGCAGAGGAGTTCGAACGGTGCCTGGCCCTCAACTATGTGGGTGCGGTCTATTTCGTGCGACATGCGGCGCGACGGATGAAGCCGGGCGGCAGTATCGTCCTGATGAGCTCGATCGCGGCAACAAATCCATGGCCGGGCTATTTCGCCTATGGCTGCGCCAAGGCCGCGCTTCAGATGCTGGTGCAATATGCGGCGCTGGAATATGCCCCGCGCGGCATCCGGGTCAATGCAGTCTGCCCCGGACCTGTCGCTGCATTGCCGGGCGCACAACCCATGCCCGCGGCAATCAGCCAACTGATCGACGGCGCCATGCCGCTGCGTAAACGGGTGACGCCGGACGAGGTGGCCCAGGCCGTCGCCTGGCTGGCAACCGGCGCATCGTCCACGACCGGAGACATGATCCATCTCGATGGCGGCCTGCACCTTGGCCGACCGCCCTATCCTGAAGAAATCAAGGCGGCGCTGGCGAACGGGCGGAAGGAGGCTCCATGA
- a CDS encoding CaiB/BaiF CoA transferase family protein, producing the protein MTRYDLLKGVTVVEVAQLGPSALGGHLADMGARVIKVEQPPLGDPIRHNGAMAIGDPEGVGFLHLRWNRGKESIAIDLHDPDGAALFRQIAASADIVIDGQRAGALDRLGLGFDALRSARADLVFCSLSGFGLSGPYHALGSHAPAFDAFGGLARIAPDERPGEGPVQPAIGMYAMGLYAAMGVLAALTRARATGEGALIEVAAADAAANWSADTVDAALNADRCMPRAGFADSEGRMFHWPRMAQYAAQDGKVIFFQAYKDKFWTRFCDAIDRPDLLAMKAGPDGPAAYHERLWSSLKAIFRTRDRAEWLALFADEAIPGHPANRPDEVAQDPHFLARGCFYDSQSPAMGPLRLTGTAVKIWGQAFAPDPAPAMGQHSDALIAEFAPALIQQMTDLRARGVVA; encoded by the coding sequence ATGACTCGATATGATCTGCTGAAGGGTGTAACCGTCGTGGAGGTCGCGCAACTTGGCCCCAGCGCGCTGGGCGGACATCTGGCCGACATGGGCGCGCGCGTCATCAAGGTGGAACAGCCGCCCCTAGGCGATCCCATCCGCCATAACGGCGCCATGGCGATCGGCGATCCCGAGGGGGTCGGCTTCCTGCATCTGCGCTGGAACCGGGGCAAGGAAAGCATCGCCATCGATCTTCACGATCCGGACGGCGCCGCGCTGTTCCGGCAGATTGCAGCATCAGCGGATATCGTGATCGACGGCCAGCGCGCGGGCGCGCTCGACAGGCTGGGGCTTGGATTCGATGCCTTGCGCAGCGCCCGCGCCGATCTGGTCTTCTGTTCGCTGTCCGGCTTCGGCCTCAGCGGCCCTTATCATGCGCTGGGTTCCCATGCTCCGGCCTTCGACGCCTTTGGCGGGCTGGCGCGCATCGCCCCGGATGAAAGGCCCGGCGAAGGTCCGGTCCAGCCCGCCATCGGCATGTACGCCATGGGCCTCTATGCCGCGATGGGCGTGCTGGCGGCGCTGACGCGCGCGCGTGCCACCGGCGAAGGCGCCCTGATCGAAGTGGCGGCGGCGGACGCAGCGGCGAACTGGAGCGCGGATACGGTCGATGCCGCGCTCAACGCGGATCGTTGCATGCCCCGCGCCGGTTTCGCGGACAGCGAGGGACGCATGTTCCACTGGCCGCGCATGGCGCAATATGCCGCGCAAGATGGCAAGGTCATTTTTTTCCAGGCCTATAAGGACAAATTCTGGACCCGCTTTTGCGACGCCATCGACCGTCCCGACCTGCTCGCGATGAAAGCCGGACCGGATGGCCCGGCAGCTTATCATGAACGATTATGGTCGAGCTTGAAGGCGATCTTCCGCACGCGCGATCGCGCCGAATGGCTGGCCCTTTTCGCGGACGAAGCCATTCCGGGGCATCCGGCGAACCGGCCTGATGAGGTTGCGCAAGACCCGCACTTTCTGGCACGCGGTTGCTTCTATGACAGCCAATCACCCGCAATGGGGCCGCTGCGCCTTACCGGCACGGCGGTCAAGATATGGGGCCAGGCATTCGCACCGGACCCGGCCCCCGCCATGGGCCAGCATAGCGACGCCCTGATCGCCGAATTCGCGCCGGCGCTGATTCAACAGATGACCGACCTGCGCGCGCGCGGCGTTGTCGCATGA
- a CDS encoding TonB-dependent receptor, whose amino-acid sequence MKRDIQAYRQGKTPGLLSLALALGAANSAFAQEPTRAAPQAEASSEDIIVNARRRDERLQDVPLAVTAVSAEKLRSANITSVSQLSQVAPALVTVPSQGGGRSQPNFSIRGLSQQEISILGDQSVSTYVGDMVIARVQGINSALFDIGSVEVLRGPQGTLFGRNTTGGAVIIRPNKPTNKLEGMASVTLGRFDTFNTEAMLNIPLGEEVAFRIAGTTLKNDGYVYDELLGRNVDGIDQQAVRASLLINMAGGAESLTTYEYFHENDGSSGIFLKHANPNGSFNEAAYRAARGFRPIENLLAEQQARGIYRIAAGTPVFNRIETHSVSNTLTVPVSDTITIKNVIGWRGVKDAFRDDLDGTESSLFPQERSDRSNQFSNEFQVIGSFNRFDWIAGLYYFREHGRLQAESYAGAVDPGAIEPEHVVDYPGPSYSVTDVEGRNISYAAFAQGSYEILDGLKFTAGLRYSKDKRKAVIRNRLRSGCRFTIDDDGNPGTPEILPPLSGCIVSSSASFSEPTYNLSLDYEIAPSKLIYIAHRHGYRSGGFGSRASTQAGFARTFSPETVDDIELGAKADWRFGRAFLRTNLAVYHAKYKDIQRILTDPGITPVQAVTTNAGSARINGIEAEILFRPIPAIEFTLDYNHTDAKFTSFITPAGQDLTDTPFARAPRNVYTIGARVRPPIDSASGELSIGGSLYHISDFNGEDAYVPGFTEVQGWTLLNADASWNSVMGSNVDIIATVTNLTGRKYSLLTTNLNGLGFTSHTPGEPRKYTITLRYRFGG is encoded by the coding sequence ATGAAGCGCGACATTCAAGCATATCGTCAGGGGAAGACGCCGGGCCTGCTTTCACTGGCTTTGGCGCTGGGCGCGGCCAACAGCGCATTCGCGCAGGAGCCGACACGCGCCGCGCCGCAGGCCGAAGCATCGAGCGAGGACATTATCGTGAATGCGCGCCGCCGGGATGAGCGGTTGCAGGATGTGCCGCTTGCCGTCACTGCCGTCAGCGCCGAAAAACTGCGCAGCGCCAACATCACCTCTGTCTCGCAACTTTCACAGGTGGCGCCCGCGCTGGTGACCGTCCCCAGTCAGGGCGGCGGGCGCTCGCAACCCAATTTCTCGATACGGGGCCTTAGCCAGCAGGAAATATCCATATTGGGCGATCAATCCGTGTCGACCTATGTCGGCGACATGGTGATCGCGCGGGTTCAGGGCATCAACAGCGCGCTGTTCGATATCGGATCGGTGGAGGTGCTGCGCGGACCGCAGGGCACTTTGTTCGGGCGGAATACCACGGGCGGCGCGGTCATCATCCGCCCCAACAAGCCGACCAACAAATTGGAGGGCATGGCCAGCGTGACGCTGGGACGGTTCGATACCTTCAATACAGAGGCGATGTTGAACATACCGCTGGGCGAGGAGGTGGCGTTCCGGATCGCGGGCACCACGCTCAAAAATGACGGCTATGTCTATGACGAGCTGCTGGGCCGCAATGTCGATGGCATCGACCAGCAGGCGGTGCGCGCGTCGCTGTTGATCAATATGGCGGGCGGCGCGGAATCACTGACCACTTATGAGTATTTCCATGAAAATGACGGCAGTTCCGGCATTTTCCTGAAACATGCCAATCCCAACGGATCGTTCAACGAGGCGGCGTATCGCGCGGCGCGGGGGTTTCGGCCGATCGAGAATTTGCTCGCGGAGCAACAGGCACGTGGCATCTATCGCATCGCCGCCGGTACCCCGGTGTTCAACCGGATCGAGACGCACAGCGTGTCCAACACGCTGACGGTGCCGGTCAGCGACACCATCACCATCAAGAATGTCATCGGCTGGCGCGGGGTGAAGGACGCGTTTCGTGACGATCTCGACGGCACCGAATCCTCGCTTTTCCCGCAGGAACGCAGCGACCGATCCAACCAGTTCAGCAATGAATTTCAGGTGATCGGCAGCTTCAACCGCTTCGACTGGATCGCGGGCCTCTATTATTTCCGCGAACATGGGCGGCTACAGGCGGAATCCTATGCTGGGGCGGTCGATCCGGGGGCGATAGAGCCGGAACATGTGGTGGATTATCCGGGGCCGTCCTATTCGGTCACCGATGTCGAAGGGCGCAATATCAGCTATGCGGCTTTCGCACAGGGTAGTTACGAAATATTGGACGGGCTGAAATTCACGGCTGGCCTCCGCTATTCGAAGGACAAGCGCAAGGCGGTGATCCGCAACCGGCTGCGCAGCGGCTGCCGCTTCACCATCGATGACGACGGTAATCCGGGGACGCCCGAGATATTGCCGCCGTTAAGCGGCTGCATCGTGTCCAGCAGCGCCTCCTTTTCGGAGCCGACCTATAATCTGAGCCTGGATTATGAGATCGCGCCTTCGAAACTCATCTATATTGCGCACCGTCATGGCTATCGCAGCGGCGGCTTCGGGTCGCGGGCGTCGACCCAGGCAGGCTTTGCCCGGACATTCAGCCCCGAAACCGTGGACGATATCGAACTGGGCGCAAAGGCCGACTGGCGGTTCGGCCGGGCGTTCCTGCGCACCAATCTGGCCGTCTATCACGCCAAATATAAGGATATTCAGCGCATCCTCACCGATCCCGGCATTACCCCGGTTCAGGCGGTGACGACCAATGCTGGTAGCGCCCGCATTAACGGCATCGAGGCCGAGATTCTGTTTCGGCCGATCCCGGCGATCGAATTCACGCTCGACTATAATCACACCGACGCGAAATTCACGAGTTTCATCACCCCGGCGGGCCAGGATCTGACCGATACGCCCTTCGCCCGTGCGCCGCGCAATGTCTATACGATCGGCGCCCGCGTCCGCCCGCCCATCGATTCTGCGTCCGGCGAGTTGTCGATCGGCGGATCGCTCTATCATATTTCCGATTTCAACGGCGAGGACGCCTATGTTCCGGGCTTTACCGAGGTTCAGGGCTGGACCCTGCTGAACGCCGACGCGAGCTGGAACTCGGTGATGGGATCGAATGTGGATATCATCGCGACGGTGACGAATCTGACGGGCCGGAAATACAGCCTGCTCACGACCAATCTCAATGGGCTTGGCTTTACCAGCCACACGCCGGGCGAACCGCGCAAATATACGATCACCCTGCGTTATCGTTTCGGCGGCTGA
- a CDS encoding class I adenylate-forming enzyme family protein produces MMQGVNLYQALRFWATRWPDRVAITCLGQQVRWAELRDRSEQIAAGLHAMGIGKGDRIGILMHNRVEFIELLFAAFRIGASVTLLNIRFTPAEMLYPVTDAGLSLVVADNRLLDALAEVVAQRPDVQIFSTEQVAGYRPLDDLRMQAMDAPDVDVTADDIALICYTSGTTGFPKGAMLSHGNIRESGLACALSSGLTFDDRILVSLPLAYTWGMCQLLREGILMGATTTVIGPTSDPEALIDVLVGERITAWSSVPLLFERIAQSPRFATSDFSNLRHVVTGGASLHLLRAWENVGVPIRQAYGLTETAGHATLLFSDDAERKLGSAGRVLMNMDLRIIDEEGNFLEAGQAGEIVVRGPTVMMGYVNKPEETARTMMGEWLRTGDTGILDEEGFLRVVDRSKDMLKSGGLNVYPAELERVIAGIAGLEEFAIIGVPSSRWGEVPMIVANGTRPVDMAALKARCRAELADYKRPHFLVQHGAPLPRTVSGKILKRDLRKHYDRAPDDALSLKE; encoded by the coding sequence ATGATGCAGGGCGTGAATTTGTATCAGGCGCTTCGCTTCTGGGCGACACGGTGGCCTGATCGTGTCGCGATCACCTGTCTGGGGCAACAGGTGCGCTGGGCCGAACTGCGCGACCGCAGCGAACAGATCGCCGCCGGACTGCATGCGATGGGGATTGGCAAGGGTGACCGGATCGGCATCCTCATGCATAATCGCGTGGAGTTTATCGAACTGCTGTTCGCCGCGTTCCGGATCGGCGCATCGGTGACGTTGCTCAACATTCGCTTCACCCCGGCGGAAATGCTGTATCCCGTGACGGATGCGGGCTTGTCGCTCGTCGTCGCCGACAATCGTCTGTTGGATGCATTGGCCGAGGTCGTCGCGCAGCGTCCCGATGTGCAGATATTCTCAACCGAGCAGGTGGCGGGATATAGGCCGCTCGACGATTTGCGCATGCAGGCCATGGATGCGCCCGATGTCGATGTCACGGCCGATGATATCGCGCTGATCTGCTATACGTCGGGCACGACCGGCTTCCCGAAGGGGGCGATGCTCAGCCATGGGAATATCCGCGAATCCGGGCTTGCCTGTGCGCTCAGTTCGGGCCTGACCTTCGACGATCGCATCCTCGTCTCGCTACCGCTCGCTTATACATGGGGCATGTGCCAGCTTTTGCGCGAGGGCATATTGATGGGTGCGACGACGACCGTCATCGGCCCGACCAGCGATCCGGAGGCGCTGATCGACGTGCTGGTCGGGGAACGCATCACGGCATGGTCCTCCGTTCCGCTGTTGTTCGAGCGGATCGCGCAAAGCCCGCGTTTCGCCACGTCCGACTTTTCCAACCTGCGCCATGTCGTGACCGGCGGCGCGTCGCTGCACCTGCTGCGGGCCTGGGAAAATGTGGGGGTGCCGATCCGGCAGGCCTATGGCCTGACCGAGACGGCCGGGCATGCCACATTATTATTCAGCGATGATGCCGAGCGTAAACTTGGATCGGCCGGCCGTGTGCTGATGAACATGGACCTGCGCATCATCGATGAGGAGGGTAATTTCCTGGAGGCTGGTCAGGCTGGCGAGATCGTAGTGCGCGGGCCGACGGTGATGATGGGCTATGTGAACAAGCCCGAAGAAACCGCCCGCACCATGATGGGCGAGTGGCTGCGTACCGGCGATACCGGGATATTGGACGAGGAAGGCTTTCTGCGCGTTGTCGATCGCAGCAAGGACATGCTGAAATCCGGCGGCCTCAACGTCTATCCGGCGGAACTGGAGCGGGTGATCGCGGGCATAGCGGGTCTGGAGGAGTTCGCGATCATTGGCGTGCCCAGCAGTCGCTGGGGCGAGGTGCCGATGATCGTCGCCAACGGTACGCGGCCCGTGGACATGGCGGCGCTCAAGGCGCGGTGCCGCGCCGAACTGGCCGATTATAAGCGCCCGCATTTCCTGGTGCAGCATGGCGCACCCTTGCCGCGCACCGTGTCCGGCAAGATATTGAAGCGCGACCTGCGCAAGCACTATGATCGCGCGCCCGATGATGCGCTGTCGTTGAAGGAATGA
- a CDS encoding aromatic ring-hydroxylating dioxygenase subunit alpha, with amino-acid sequence MMRPADTSVSLDEDVVARLIDHVRNNSTDMTDSELHVPIDHFVSVERAQAEIALMRTLPLIVGHVSEIKTPGDFITREILGVGLLITRQDDGSVVTYRNMCKHRGGRVEQKEAGRKRIFMCRYHGWSYNSEGGTLRPLPYEDSYGPIDRDCTKLDEIRTEVHHGLIFIDLSGQSDCSVADYLGPEVNAQIAPWGLDNAVVYLDKSFTLPINWKLVMDGAIDSLHAQFLHPGPGNVGARTLTNIAVFREFGRHGKLFQPRTKLKALIASGEDLGASSKYVASLLMVYPNAMVIGAPDHVEFWTVWPSANPSECTVKIRFLVRPEILNPDMEARINKSWEILSTAATNEDWPMEVWIQENANAWPSGTFRYGRNEVSAQHLHHQLARDLDQGV; translated from the coding sequence ATGATGCGACCGGCCGATACCAGTGTTTCACTCGATGAGGATGTGGTTGCGCGCCTGATCGACCATGTGCGCAACAACAGCACCGACATGACGGACAGCGAACTGCACGTGCCGATCGACCATTTCGTCAGTGTGGAGCGAGCGCAGGCGGAAATCGCGCTGATGCGCACATTGCCGCTGATCGTCGGGCATGTGTCGGAGATAAAGACGCCCGGCGACTTCATCACCCGCGAGATATTGGGGGTCGGCCTGCTGATTACGCGCCAGGACGACGGATCGGTCGTCACCTACCGCAACATGTGCAAGCATCGGGGCGGGCGCGTTGAACAGAAAGAGGCGGGCCGCAAGCGCATCTTCATGTGCCGCTACCATGGCTGGTCCTACAATAGCGAGGGCGGCACGCTTCGCCCGCTGCCCTATGAGGACAGCTATGGGCCGATAGATCGCGACTGTACGAAGCTGGATGAAATCAGGACCGAAGTGCATCATGGCCTGATCTTCATCGACCTGTCGGGCCAGTCCGACTGCAGCGTCGCGGATTATCTTGGCCCGGAGGTGAATGCGCAGATCGCGCCCTGGGGCCTCGACAATGCGGTCGTTTATCTTGACAAGAGCTTCACCCTGCCGATCAATTGGAAGCTGGTGATGGACGGCGCGATCGACAGCCTGCACGCGCAATTCCTGCATCCCGGCCCCGGCAATGTGGGCGCGCGGACGCTCACCAACATTGCGGTGTTCCGTGAATTTGGCCGCCACGGTAAATTGTTCCAGCCGCGTACCAAGCTCAAGGCGCTGATCGCGTCGGGCGAGGATCTGGGCGCGAGTTCGAAATATGTCGCGTCGCTGTTGATGGTCTATCCCAATGCCATGGTGATCGGCGCGCCGGATCATGTGGAATTCTGGACCGTGTGGCCATCGGCCAACCCGTCCGAATGTACGGTGAAAATCCGTTTTCTCGTCCGGCCCGAAATATTGAACCCGGACATGGAAGCGCGGATCAACAAGAGCTGGGAGATATTGAGCACTGCAGCGACCAATGAAGACTGGCCGATGGAAGTGTGGATACAGGAAAATGCCAATGCCTGGCCTAGCGGGACTTTCCGCTATGGCCGCAACGAAGTGTCGGCGCAGCATCTGCATCATCAATTGGCCAGGGATCTGGATCAGGGCGTATAA